From a region of the Nostoc sp. ATCC 53789 genome:
- a CDS encoding AAA family ATPase produces MLTEVMEHFRLVKEFPKAGYYETDHQKQMFKDIKAAIHSGKLIAITGIIGCGKTTTLRRLFDVLEKEGKILVSKSLSVDKERATLPTLIAALFYDLSTDKEIKIPKDGEKRERELRDLIRKGKKSVALFVDEAHDLHYSTLTGLKRLIEVVEDGGGTLSVVLAGHPKLKNDLRRPTMEEIGYRATVFSLEGIVGNQREYIEWLVSECTISDTPIGEILEAEAIELLATRLLTPLQIEQHLTLALEAAYRVAVKPVTTVIVESVLSKQIDDLEPTLTRHGYDVRGLAEQFNAKPAEIKSLFRGQLDPTRARELQEQMLAAGLPL; encoded by the coding sequence ATGCTCACTGAAGTAATGGAACACTTTCGTTTGGTCAAGGAATTTCCCAAGGCTGGTTACTACGAAACAGACCATCAAAAGCAAATGTTCAAAGACATTAAAGCTGCCATCCATTCAGGGAAACTGATTGCCATAACGGGAATTATTGGGTGTGGCAAGACGACTACTTTACGACGCTTGTTTGATGTTTTGGAGAAAGAAGGTAAGATTCTAGTCTCGAAGTCCCTTTCTGTAGATAAAGAACGGGCGACACTGCCAACACTTATTGCTGCTTTATTCTACGATTTATCCACAGATAAGGAAATTAAAATCCCTAAAGACGGTGAAAAACGGGAACGGGAACTACGCGACCTGATTAGAAAAGGTAAAAAGTCAGTAGCACTGTTTGTTGATGAGGCTCATGACCTTCATTACAGTACCCTGACGGGACTCAAACGTTTAATCGAAGTAGTTGAAGACGGTGGTGGCACACTTTCAGTGGTGCTGGCTGGTCATCCCAAACTGAAAAATGATCTGCGCCGTCCGACTATGGAAGAAATCGGTTATCGAGCAACAGTCTTCTCCTTGGAAGGCATTGTTGGCAATCAGCGAGAATATATTGAATGGCTAGTATCTGAATGCACTATCTCTGATACTCCAATTGGTGAAATATTGGAGGCGGAAGCTATTGAATTACTTGCCACGCGGCTCTTGACACCACTACAAATTGAGCAACATTTGACACTAGCTTTGGAGGCGGCGTACCGAGTCGCGGTCAAACCTGTGACTACGGTGATTGTGGAGTCAGTTCTGTCAAAGCAAATTGACGATTTGGAACCCACTCTCACAAGGCATGGCTATGACGTGAGGGGCTTGGCGGAACAGTTCAATGCCAAGCCGGCTGAAATTAAATCGCTGTTTCGCGGACAACTTGATCCCACTCGTGCGCGTGAATTACAAGAGCAAATGCTAGCTGCGGGGTTGCCACTTTAA
- a CDS encoding primase-like DNA-binding domain-containing protein: MVAILKGQETVGGSVMPGAFASFDIRNFQDQLEPSKAKDKFICPVCGGNDLSIVPETGKYRCFNGCECKHVREAIKPWAEVVAERAGANYTPSLNRNAAKPKRILPKPAPIPDGELGLVMLTSTVTDIPQPKKLTSRPPKDVEGNATETIYPYSESQWVVRYQCPDANKEKGYSKTFRQWHRRLDGTPQMKKGDLPWGAYRIDEALAAAKSVNGTPALLQHEGEGCVEVGRSHGLAGITFQGSGWDKKTITREYQRAIEAGIGLIVFLHDPDDTGLKKLQTCSECAAEVGIAFIGINPHDICPDLPYKSSDIKEILGQMETPEFIRRLEQEIHAAVAQRSLELAESETIEKEVTDLSNFKIDIDPADPEAFYLPVCTAMNLPYSNCVTAGTFDGWAYRKIFPQTEWMVLNSSFYKWSQENNQWQHQDDNKAYKLLADAGESAYKLSYTKTFGWRITKPYETNAHKESAFKYCRSRLEPAEPLPTNTHLLGFNNCVVDLRTGEQMPHRKDFYLTNIIPHDYEANKPCPEVFLKFLNESFGSELVEVIRAFTSMFLDPTAPYGRFPHLIGLSGGGKGTLGRFWSSLFGESGSSSATHFADISTPEGRHQYLSSKRIFGFPDVGGYAEGVRAFYELVDNGPMSGRALFNPVAYSIQWYIRFWIASVSHLQIENAGDGWMRRAYPIPVKNRDITPDPDLWLKLQEVKSDIISWALAMPRAERDRILLSPPSSDRAKNLALEASLYGDSTKSFVDLCLRPSTNATFIPQSRLHSWYVLYCREHGYAPLGMSKFISHLKTVLPHNFKERSWTPTVNGKRERIQSHFAFIEPLAGVFEMKVPEGPPDSSLSKAEFWYCFKDKCLEGGIEEFEEFFHPTKTPEPLHSLPVHPVHPLNTPGLDPGQAESLTQQGCPPCPIVPPQELALQKKDELNSDCGVNQFVNLTDNPSVPKDFVDNLDSLAVTGFEPVQQVSLAENSLDSLDTPAVAGFSPQQDGELINTTQNELSRPSVKVGDKVEFFNDSVHKWQVGIIKSVQLMETYFL, translated from the coding sequence ATGGTAGCGATTTTAAAAGGACAAGAGACCGTTGGCGGCTCCGTTATGCCAGGGGCGTTCGCCTCCTTCGACATCCGAAATTTTCAAGACCAGTTAGAGCCATCCAAAGCTAAAGATAAGTTTATTTGTCCAGTTTGTGGGGGTAATGACTTATCTATCGTCCCAGAAACCGGGAAGTACAGATGCTTTAACGGTTGTGAGTGCAAACACGTCAGAGAGGCGATTAAACCCTGGGCTGAAGTGGTGGCAGAAAGGGCAGGGGCTAATTACACTCCATCCCTAAACCGAAATGCTGCGAAGCCTAAGAGAATCTTGCCCAAACCAGCACCAATTCCAGATGGTGAATTAGGTTTGGTGATGTTGACCTCTACTGTAACAGATATACCCCAACCGAAAAAATTAACGAGTAGACCACCAAAAGATGTTGAGGGCAATGCCACCGAAACAATTTATCCTTACTCAGAATCGCAATGGGTGGTTCGCTACCAGTGTCCAGATGCGAATAAGGAGAAAGGTTACAGCAAGACCTTTCGGCAATGGCATAGGCGACTTGATGGCACACCCCAAATGAAAAAAGGCGATTTGCCTTGGGGAGCATATCGCATTGATGAAGCTTTAGCTGCTGCTAAATCTGTGAATGGAACCCCGGCACTACTTCAGCATGAAGGCGAGGGATGCGTAGAAGTTGGTCGGTCGCATGGTCTTGCTGGAATTACGTTTCAGGGCAGTGGATGGGATAAAAAGACTATCACAAGAGAATATCAACGCGCAATTGAAGCAGGCATAGGATTAATCGTTTTTCTGCATGACCCCGATGACACTGGCTTGAAAAAACTCCAGACGTGTTCTGAGTGTGCAGCCGAGGTAGGAATTGCATTTATTGGAATTAACCCTCACGACATCTGCCCCGATTTACCATATAAATCAAGTGACATCAAAGAAATCTTGGGGCAGATGGAAACACCAGAATTTATCCGTCGGTTAGAGCAGGAGATTCACGCGGCCGTAGCGCAGCGATCGCTTGAGTTGGCAGAATCCGAAACTATTGAAAAAGAAGTTACGGATTTATCTAATTTCAAAATAGATATTGATCCAGCAGACCCAGAGGCATTTTACTTGCCTGTATGCACTGCCATGAATTTACCCTACTCTAACTGCGTGACGGCGGGTACTTTTGATGGCTGGGCTTACCGAAAAATCTTTCCTCAAACTGAATGGATGGTACTGAATTCATCCTTTTACAAGTGGTCACAAGAGAATAACCAATGGCAGCACCAAGATGATAATAAAGCTTACAAGCTCCTCGCAGACGCTGGAGAATCCGCTTACAAGCTCTCTTACACAAAGACATTTGGCTGGAGAATAACCAAACCTTACGAAACTAACGCACACAAGGAATCTGCCTTTAAATATTGCCGCAGTCGCTTAGAACCAGCAGAACCCCTGCCAACCAATACTCATTTATTAGGGTTTAACAATTGTGTTGTTGATTTGCGAACTGGTGAACAAATGCCTCATCGCAAAGATTTTTACCTGACTAATATCATTCCCCACGATTATGAAGCCAACAAACCATGCCCAGAAGTTTTTCTCAAATTTCTAAATGAAAGCTTTGGGTCAGAATTGGTTGAAGTGATTCGGGCGTTCACGAGTATGTTTTTAGACCCAACTGCCCCTTATGGTCGGTTTCCCCACTTAATTGGCTTAAGTGGTGGGGGCAAGGGGACATTGGGAAGGTTTTGGAGTAGTTTATTTGGCGAGTCCGGCTCTAGTAGCGCCACACATTTTGCGGATATTTCTACACCTGAAGGACGGCATCAATATTTAAGTTCCAAGCGGATATTTGGATTCCCTGACGTAGGAGGTTATGCCGAAGGAGTCCGAGCTTTTTACGAATTAGTTGACAATGGGCCAATGAGCGGACGCGCTTTATTCAATCCAGTAGCTTATTCAATCCAGTGGTACATTCGGTTTTGGATTGCCTCTGTAAGTCATCTACAAATCGAAAATGCTGGCGACGGCTGGATGCGTCGAGCTTACCCAATCCCAGTAAAAAACCGAGATATAACCCCTGACCCAGACTTGTGGCTGAAGCTACAAGAGGTGAAGTCGGACATAATTTCTTGGGCTTTAGCAATGCCACGAGCAGAACGCGATCGCATTTTGTTATCGCCTCCCTCTTCAGATCGGGCAAAGAATCTGGCGCTAGAGGCATCTTTGTACGGGGACTCGACCAAATCCTTTGTGGACTTGTGCTTACGCCCCTCAACGAATGCAACATTCATACCACAAAGTCGTTTACACAGTTGGTATGTACTTTACTGCCGGGAACATGGTTATGCTCCTTTGGGGATGTCCAAATTTATTAGCCATTTAAAAACAGTCTTGCCCCACAACTTCAAGGAACGTAGCTGGACACCCACGGTCAACGGAAAGCGTGAAAGAATTCAGTCTCACTTTGCATTCATTGAACCACTGGCTGGGGTATTTGAAATGAAAGTACCGGAGGGGCCACCGGATTCTTCACTAAGCAAAGCGGAATTTTGGTATTGCTTTAAAGATAAATGCCTTGAAGGGGGAATAGAAGAATTTGAGGAGTTTTTTCACCCTACCAAAACGCCAGAACCCTTACACAGCTTACCTGTCCACCCTGTCCACCCACTAAATACCCCTGGACTTGACCCTGGACAGGCTGAAAGCCTTACACAGCAGGGCTGTCCACCCTGTCCAATTGTCCCCCCCCAAGAATTAGCATTGCAAAAAAAAGATGAGTTAAATTCTGATTGTGGAGTTAATCAATTTGTCAATTTAACTGATAACCCTTCAGTCCCCAAAGACTTTGTGGACAACTTGGACAGCCTTGCTGTGACTGGGTTTGAGCCTGTCCAACAAGTAAGTCTTGCCGAAAACTCTTTGGACAGCCTGGACACCCCTGCTGTAGCTGGATTTTCTCCTCAACAAGATGGTGAATTGATAAATACCACCCAAAACGAATTA
- a CDS encoding tyrosine-type recombinase/integrase, which translates to MDTLYLSEAEALLIEYEAFLKGKTHSTIDAYMRIIRQLLLWIVEHPGSGGDFQPEQLTKTAMEIYLAYLDTSGYSIAHQARVKSAVSGFARWLIEEKGILRRNPTRGLNIPAQPLLAPRQLTPDQRYILRNLIEKDGHPRSMAVFALGYWAGCRVSDVSWLRIEHTHIGPKVGWLHVGYKGGKARDIDLINAVRKPMYEYIHHGGRDTESDYTFTSQRNERLTEAGIHRWWKNIKAQATVSEWELIHDVTFHDLRHDFAHRAREAGWTLEEVAYYLGHITKKGTPAIQTTVRYTQSSRQQVKDKLALLKG; encoded by the coding sequence GTGGATACACTTTACTTATCTGAAGCCGAAGCACTACTCATAGAGTATGAGGCGTTCCTAAAAGGTAAAACGCATAGCACTATTGATGCCTATATGCGTATCATTAGGCAGCTTCTTCTTTGGATTGTAGAACATCCTGGGAGTGGAGGAGATTTTCAACCCGAACAGTTGACCAAAACGGCGATGGAAATTTATCTCGCCTATCTAGATACGTCAGGTTACAGCATTGCTCACCAAGCACGGGTTAAATCTGCTGTCAGTGGTTTTGCCCGTTGGCTCATTGAGGAGAAGGGAATTTTACGTCGCAACCCCACCAGAGGATTAAACATTCCAGCCCAGCCACTTTTAGCCCCCAGACAATTGACTCCTGACCAACGTTATATTTTACGCAACCTGATCGAAAAAGATGGTCATCCACGTAGCATGGCTGTGTTTGCATTGGGGTACTGGGCTGGTTGTCGCGTGAGTGATGTTTCCTGGCTACGGATAGAGCATACCCATATTGGCCCCAAAGTTGGCTGGTTGCACGTTGGTTACAAGGGTGGTAAGGCGCGAGATATTGATCTAATTAACGCTGTCCGAAAACCAATGTATGAATATATTCATCACGGCGGGCGAGATACTGAGAGTGATTACACTTTTACCTCTCAGCGCAATGAGAGGCTGACCGAAGCCGGCATTCATCGCTGGTGGAAAAACATTAAAGCACAAGCAACTGTTTCTGAGTGGGAACTCATCCATGATGTAACTTTTCATGATCTGCGTCATGATTTCGCTCACCGAGCGCGTGAAGCAGGATGGACTTTGGAGGAGGTTGCTTATTATCTTGGTCATATCACCAAAAAGGGAACTCCAGCTATTCAAACCACGGTTCGGTACACTCAAAGTAGCCGACAGCAAGTGAAAGACAAGCTTGCATTACTCAAGGGATAA
- a CDS encoding DDE-type integrase/transposase/recombinase → MPAEALTNLRHRLDMLPSRCQERRQLMEETASLYGVSIDTLYRALRNSSRPKSINRSDSGTPRKLSQAEMELYCEVIAATKIRTCNKKGRHVSTARAIELLEDFGMNTPQGFIKPPKGLLTKATVNRYLKTWGYDHLTMTRQPPAVRFQATHSNECWHFDLSPSDLKHVKQPLWVETGKGNPLLMLYSVVDDRSGVCYQEYHCVYGEDVTAALRFLFNAMTASTSDGCPFQGIPEMIYTDNGPIAKSHVFQNVMDCLGIKLASHLPAGKDGRRVTARSKGKVERPFRTVKEAHETLYHFHEPENEVEANLWLRQYLLNYNDQKHRTEAHSRLEDWLRNLPKSGIRQMCSWERFCTFAREPQRRKVDATARVSVEGVAYEVNPDLAGETVVLWWGLFDNELYVEKGDQRYGPFYPVDGPIPLHRYRKHKKTKTEERADRIADLALKLGLPRTALDKNADLQFLVDKYKEIEPTVTPFKDPDPFQEFTYPTVLFAKLAISDYLAKPLAKLSTEQIAFIDGLLAETLNKKVIIERVRQYFHSNKGGQQNAH, encoded by the coding sequence ATTCCAGCAGAAGCTTTAACCAACTTGCGTCATCGACTTGATATGTTACCAAGCCGTTGCCAAGAACGTCGGCAACTCATGGAAGAAACAGCTTCATTGTATGGAGTGTCTATTGATACTCTATATCGTGCTTTGCGTAACTCATCACGCCCCAAATCGATCAACCGTTCAGATAGCGGGACACCTCGAAAGCTATCACAGGCGGAAATGGAACTTTACTGTGAAGTCATTGCAGCAACGAAAATCCGCACTTGCAACAAGAAAGGGCGGCACGTCTCCACTGCACGGGCGATTGAACTTTTAGAAGATTTCGGGATGAACACCCCACAAGGTTTTATCAAACCACCCAAGGGGTTGTTAACTAAAGCCACTGTCAACCGTTATTTGAAAACATGGGGCTACGACCATCTCACAATGACTCGTCAACCGCCTGCGGTACGTTTTCAAGCAACTCACAGTAATGAATGTTGGCATTTCGACCTTAGCCCGTCCGATTTAAAACACGTAAAGCAGCCCTTATGGGTGGAAACGGGTAAAGGGAATCCGCTATTGATGCTTTATAGTGTCGTTGATGACCGCAGTGGTGTGTGTTACCAGGAATACCATTGTGTTTATGGAGAGGATGTAACAGCAGCGTTGCGCTTCCTATTTAATGCAATGACGGCTTCCACCTCGGATGGATGCCCCTTCCAGGGAATTCCTGAGATGATCTATACGGACAACGGGCCAATTGCCAAAAGCCATGTATTTCAAAATGTGATGGACTGCCTGGGAATCAAGCTTGCTAGCCATCTGCCTGCGGGTAAAGATGGGAGAAGGGTAACGGCTCGCTCCAAAGGAAAAGTGGAAAGACCGTTCCGGACAGTCAAAGAAGCCCATGAGACTCTGTATCATTTTCACGAACCAGAAAACGAAGTTGAGGCTAACCTATGGCTACGGCAGTATCTGCTAAATTATAACGACCAAAAACACCGTACAGAAGCGCACTCACGCTTAGAGGATTGGTTGCGAAATCTGCCAAAAAGCGGAATCAGGCAGATGTGTAGTTGGGAACGATTTTGTACTTTTGCCCGCGAACCGCAACGAAGGAAAGTGGATGCAACAGCCAGAGTATCAGTTGAGGGCGTGGCTTATGAAGTAAACCCAGACTTAGCAGGCGAAACTGTGGTGCTGTGGTGGGGTCTTTTTGATAACGAATTATATGTAGAGAAAGGCGACCAACGCTATGGCCCATTTTACCCAGTTGATGGGCCTATCCCCTTGCATCGCTATCGCAAACACAAGAAAACTAAAACCGAAGAACGGGCAGACCGGATTGCAGATTTAGCTCTTAAGCTGGGCTTGCCACGAACTGCCTTGGATAAAAACGCGGATCTGCAATTTTTGGTGGATAAGTACAAGGAAATTGAGCCAACTGTCACACCTTTTAAAGACCCAGACCCGTTCCAAGAATTTACTTATCCCACTGTATTATTCGCTAAACTGGCGATTTCAGATTATCTCGCTAAACCTTTGGCGAAATTATCCACTGAACAAATTGCCTTTATTGATGGGCTGCTAGCTGAGACTTTGAATAAAAAAGTGATTATTGAACGAGTACGGCAGTATTTCCACTCGAACAAAGGAGGGCAGCAAAATGCTCACTGA
- a CDS encoding plasmid partition protein ParG — MTEKQVFVRGKISESQKARFKAACALINRPMDEVMAELIEEWLKTQDIK, encoded by the coding sequence ATGACTGAGAAGCAAGTATTTGTGAGGGGGAAGATAAGTGAATCTCAAAAAGCAAGATTTAAAGCTGCTTGCGCCCTAATAAATAGACCTATGGATGAAGTGATGGCAGAGCTTATTGAAGAATGGCTTAAAACTCAAGACATTAAATAG
- a CDS encoding ParM/StbA family protein, producing the protein MNYAYIQPVYGLSYPPSNGFVSPQHGQIRPRVVFDGGNRFVKWIDPNNVVQCLLSVVKEVSEYQWKRLKPDDQSVLIEIDGKRFVIGRLAQELGGEPTFQTDKCQLASILALAAIQPNPGQTSVHIQQMIVALPNTLNDDDVAAVKRIANHPLTKEFKRNGEYITYTVGEVVPVDETEPAFHYALNQGFFSFPDAKNAIWDLGGGTAIARIYTPNGTMIHDAEVILPGTKALAQQVAVEMKEVYSLDYSPSLQGIMDAIARGDCLYGTDKLDFSSIFEKACDQWVESARREIRSKWAQHLPELGEVLIVGGSADIAAPICATSGDRFKIAPSPQLFNIIAMAYQE; encoded by the coding sequence ATGAATTACGCATATATCCAGCCAGTTTACGGCTTATCCTATCCGCCAAGTAACGGGTTTGTAAGTCCACAGCACGGACAGATAAGACCGCGAGTAGTTTTTGATGGGGGCAACCGTTTTGTGAAGTGGATTGACCCCAACAACGTTGTGCAATGTCTGCTTAGTGTTGTAAAAGAAGTCAGTGAATACCAGTGGAAACGGCTCAAGCCCGATGACCAGTCAGTATTGATTGAAATTGATGGTAAACGCTTTGTAATTGGGCGATTAGCTCAAGAACTAGGTGGTGAGCCGACTTTCCAAACAGATAAATGCCAATTGGCATCCATCCTGGCACTAGCGGCAATCCAGCCCAATCCCGGACAAACATCTGTACACATCCAGCAGATGATTGTGGCACTGCCGAATACTCTCAACGATGACGATGTAGCCGCAGTGAAGCGAATTGCTAACCACCCACTGACCAAAGAATTTAAACGCAATGGCGAATACATCACCTATACCGTGGGTGAAGTTGTCCCAGTTGATGAGACTGAGCCAGCATTCCACTACGCCTTAAATCAAGGTTTTTTTAGCTTCCCAGATGCGAAAAACGCGATTTGGGATTTAGGAGGCGGCACGGCTATAGCCAGAATTTACACGCCGAACGGAACAATGATCCATGATGCGGAGGTGATTCTACCCGGAACCAAGGCACTCGCCCAGCAAGTAGCGGTAGAGATGAAAGAGGTCTACTCTCTCGATTACAGCCCCAGTTTACAGGGCATCATGGACGCGATCGCTCGTGGTGATTGCCTCTACGGGACAGACAAACTTGATTTCTCCTCCATCTTTGAAAAAGCCTGTGACCAGTGGGTAGAGTCAGCCCGGAGAGAAATTCGCTCGAAGTGGGCGCAACACCTACCAGAGTTGGGAGAAGTCTTGATTGTAGGCGGGAGTGCAGATATCGCCGCCCCTATCTGTGCAACTTCTGGAGATCGCTTCAAGATTGCCCCATCACCGCAGTTATTCAACATCATTGCAATGGCTTATCAGGAGTAA